The sequence CTCCAAGAGCCGCCTGGGGGCCGTGGCTGGGCTCGGCCGGGGCAGTGTTGGGGGAAGCCGTCTCGGGCGGGGGCCTCTAGGCAGCCACGCTCTGGGGAAGCCCTTTCTCTTCTCACCGGAGCCTTTGTGGCATCTGGGCCCCGGCCCGGCCGAGAGGCGCGAGCAGAGGAGGATTGGGATAACGGGGCGGGCAGATAACTAGGGCCGGAGGTGGCTCTGTAGTCACTGCCCAAAATCTGGAACGTAGGATGCCGTGGAGTCTTGGGCGGGGGGTAGCACCTTGCTGGGCTCGGCCACTGATGTCCCCACGGGAAGTCCTGCCGGGGTTTAGGCCGAACCCGGGGAAAGCTGGGGCGGGTTCTTTGCTTCTTTAGGGCCCCCGGGAAAATTGCAAGTTTAATAAAAAACGGGTTAATTGACTGAAAAGCCCTGGGGCCTGAGTGGGGTTTGGGGAAATTGGCGGCCCGCAGGGGACGTGACTCCGGTTTGAGGAGCCGGCCCCgggaagaaaaagctttaattaaaaaaggggGATTTGAATTACTGCCCCAGGCGGGCCAGCCTGGGGGATCGGGAGGGGAGGGCCCAAGCCCTTCCGCCGGGGGCCCAAAGCTCCCCCTGGCCGGGAGCGTCGCCTGGAAAGCCCCCTCCCTTTGGGTTGTAAAAGCTTTTGGGGTAATCGGCCCGGCCTGGGCCCTTGGGCCCCGTCCTGTAGCCCTTCCCCCCCTTTGGGGTTTCCCCTCATAGGGTGGGCTGCCGGACCCCCTTCCCCCGGGCGACGGTTCCGGGGCCTGGGGACCCCCTTTCCGTGGCCCGCCTCCCCGGGTGGGAGGGCCCCCTTCTGGGGGCCCCCCCCTTGTTCCCTCCTGGCTTCTCGGTTCCTGGCACCGCGCTCACCTTCGGGTGTCGGTTCCTTTGAAAAAGTCATTGTTTTCAGTTTTGAGAAGTGACCCACGGTTGGGGTTTTCCAACTGGAACCGAGCCGAGGAAAGCCCCTGAGGTGATGGGGGGGAGGCAGGCGGGGAACCCACGGAGCCCTTCACAGGCTCATGGGTTTTCATCTCCGGGATACAATGCGGAGTCACCAAGGAACCCAGCGCACTGCCCCGGGCTTGCCAACAGTTCTGTAGGACGGCCCTGGATCGGGACCCAGGTTGGCGCTGTCGGCAGCTAGAGCTATGGGCGGAGCTTCATCCAGGGCCCTCCCGGCCGCCTCTTCCTGGGGGCAGGAGAGGAACCCCTCGTGTGGGCCCGAGCTCCAGGCCGGCAGTCTGCCAGCGGCCCGGGCCACGGGGCACGCCGGGGATCCCCAAACACGAAGGgcttttcctttcccatctcgCCTCTCCGCTCAGGCCGCGTCCCCTCGATGGTCCGGCCAACCCCGCGCTGAAGCCCCCGCGCTGTTCTTGCCTCCCTTCTGCCCTTTCCCTCTCGTTTGCTTGTGGACTGTGTGTTCTTGCCATCTCGGATggctcccttcctcctccctccttgtTCCTCCAGCtaattctctctcccccccccatcttcttcccttctccttccttttaaaaCCATCGGAACCCCCGAACTTCTGGGGGTGTGAGTCTCCTCCGGGTCGGCGGGAGAGCAGTTTCTCCCCCGGGGGCCCCGGTACTGTTGACTCACGTGTCCCGTTTTCTGTCTCTCCTGGTCCTTAAAGGCCCGTTTTCAGCACTGTGGCACACGGCTCCCGGGGTCTGGGGGCTCGCTCCCAGTGATGGGCGCTCTCCTCCTGGGTTATAAGCCGTCATAGGTCAGGTCCTTGTCACCCTTTTGGCCGTCGGGTTCCGCGCTTTTGGTTCCTGTTTCAGGCACTGGGGGTGAGCTTGGCTGCGGgaggcccttttcctttttcagaatCCTTGGGCTCTGGACTAGACTCTTCTGGGGGCTTTTGTTTAGGGCTTTCTTTCTGGGGAGCAGCCGTCTGGCCCACTTTGCTTTGGGACGTGGGGAGAGCCGGGCACTTGAGTCTGGCCTCCGCTGATCCTCCGCGGGGGCCGTGCTTCCATGTTCTCCGTCCTTGCCTTTAACTCGGTTTGTTGGAGGCGCTCTCGCACCCCTGGGCCCCCccattccccctccccttccttcttccgcggctccaatttcttttccagtttttcccttggACGCCCTTCTTATTTATGAAAACTTTCCTAAAATCTCTTTTTAACTCCTGCTTCCTTTAAGGGACCCTCGTTCCCAAGCTGGGGTTTTCTCGGAGGTTTGGGGTGCATGGTTCGGACTCTTCCTCTCGCGGCCCCCGGGTTGGGCGGCCTCCTTTGGCCTGCTCTTGGTCCCAGACTCTCCTAGAATCTGGGTTTTGGTCTGGTCCCGCGGCCTCCGTCTTGGGGAGCCCCCGGCACAGGCTCCAGGGAACGCCCCTGGTCCTTGCTTGGAACGTTCCCACCTCCTCCTGCCACCCCAGGCCGGACCAGCGGCTCTCCCGGCTCTGGCTTGGGTTTTCCCACCGGGATTGGGTTTAGGAGGCTCGTGGGCCTGGAGGGGGCTCTCACTTCCTTTGATTCCCcaacctgtaaaatgggggcaggATCCCTTCCTTTGTCCGTCCGCCTCCGATTCACTTCGTTGCCGAATGAGGAATCAGTGACTTATTTGCGAAATCCTAATTTCTGCCGATCAGGACAACGGAAGGGAACGTCCCGTGTCCCGGGCCCCCATTGGGTTTCTCAGACTTGCCTCACGTTGGGCGGGTGCTGAGAAGGGCGCGCTCGGGGCCCCCAGGACATCCCTCTCCTGGGGAGCCCCAAAGTCCCGCGGGCGGCGCTCGGGCTCCCGGCTCGCGGGCACTGACTCCCTCGTCTGCTCTCCCCTGCAGGCTCATCTCCTTCCAAGAGTTCACGGCCTTCGAGTCTGTCCTGTGCGCCCCGGACGCCACCTTCGTGGTGGCCTTCCAGCTCTTTGACAAGGCTGGGGAAGGAGAGGTGGCCTTCGGTAAGTGGGTCCCGAGGCACGGCCTCTCGGCGGGACCCCCGGGTGTCTCCCCTCGCGGTCTGTGCCCCCGGCAGCCTCGGACGCCGCGAATCACGCCCTGGCCAGGAGCCCGGCTCCCGGGTCTCTGCGGCGGCCCTCAGGTCTCCGCGTCCTCGGCCGTCGGCGGGGGGCGTCCCGGCCCAGCCTCGAGCCCCGGCCGGCAGCTGCTCGGCTCCGTTGCAAGCCCAAGGCCCCGTCCGTCTGGCTTTTGCCCATGCTCAGGTTCTCGAGGGTCTTTCCCACACCTGCCGGCTGGGCTTCGCCCCTGGAGGCCGAGCCCTTCGGAAAGCCCCCCTCCCCAGGAGGGCCGCGTCTCGGACGGGGTCAGCGCCGGGGCCCAGGACTGGGCTGGCCACGCTCTGCCCTTGGTCCCTCCTGGAAGACTTACTGCAGCAGCTCCTCATGAGGCGCCCCCAGCCCCGTCACCAAGATCTAGGTCTTCCTTGTTGCCTCTTTCTGGCCGCCCACCTGCAGGCCTGAGTCCAGGGGGCTTTCCTGTCTCTTGCTGACGCTCGTGGGGTCTTGCCCACTCCTGGGGGGGTGTTTGTCTGCCTGGTCTCCCCCATGGGCAGGGAGGCTCCTGGTGATGTCACCCACGAGCCCGGCCCGTCGCGGGTCATCTGggagcgcccccccccccccgagccgCCCTCCCTGGGCCTCCCACAGGCCAAGCCCTGCTCCTCAGGGTGTCCCAGGCCTCCCACTGTGACCCTCGCAACCAGCAGGAAAAGGCAGGTCTTGGGGAACCTCCGGGGGAGGCGAGATTTTCGATGGGACTGGAAGGAaacttggggaggggaggggacgaATCTGGGGGGGCTGGGGCTGACAGGGTCGTTCCTGAACGTTAGGAGGACCGTCGTCATGGCTGGAAGGAGCACGGACTGGGGCTGGGCGAgccagagagagcagagagaggggTCCGAGGATCTGGGGGAGGACCTGGCAAAGGTGGCGGGGCCGGAGCGGCTGGGAGGGGGCCGGGAGGGGGCCAGGAGGGGGAGAGCAGCGGCCGGTAGGGAGGGGGCGGGAGCGGGCCTGCCACTGCGTGGCACAGCCAGGAGGCTCCAGGGGTCTCGGGAGGTGGGGGAGCAGAGTGCACGGGGCGGTGGGAGGCAAGGTGCCAGCCTCTCCTGCAGGCCGACCCAGCACCCTGCGGGCCagcccttccctgcctcccttgGGGGTGGATAGCCAAAGCCCTTCACCCCTTGCCTCCTCCTGTCTCCCCcgcttctcttcccttcttcctcctcctggcCCCTCCTCCTccgcttctcccccccccccagaagccCTCCCAGCTCACTCGGCGCACATTGGCTCAGActaagctcctcgagggcagggccCACCTTTGGGCTTGACTCTGGCCCTTGGACAGCTCCCGGCCATTTTGAGGGACCCTCCCCCTTCTGGCGGCTGCCAGGGCACGGGCAGGGACCGGACATCCTGGAGCTGAGGGGAGTGGGGGGCGCTGGCTCCCCGGGGGGGTCTGGGAGCGACCCGGACATTAGTTTGGATAAGTACCGTAAGGGAAATGTGCACCAGCACCAAGAGCAGGGGGAGGACGGGGCTCCCCTGGGGAAGCCGCTCTTTCTTGGGCGATGGGGGTCGCTTCCTGGGGAGGTTGCCCGGGTAACTGCGCGGTTTCTGTTTCCAGAATCTCTCGGTTTTGAACGTTCTCCCCTTTTCTGTGGGGGGTTGGGAGCTTATTGTCCAAGTGGGAATTTCTCAGCTCGTCTGCCGGCAAAAAAGCCGCGCTTCTTCGGCAGCCGCTCTGGGGCCCGGCCGGGGCTCACTGACCTCCCGTCCCCCTCTTCCAGAGGACGTGAAGCGGGTTTTTGAGCGGACCACCATCCACCAACACATCCCCTTCAACTGGAACTCGGAGTTTGTGCAGCTGCATTTTGGGAAAGACCGGAAGAGGCGGCTGCCCTACACGGAGTTCACCCAGTTCTTACTGGTGAGTCAGGCTCCCCGGTCGGTGCCCGCCCTCCTCCGCCCACCCTCTGGCAGAACcgcaggggagagaagggggtgaGCAGAGGCCCCCTGCCAAGGTCCGAGGCTCTCATGCCCATCGTGAGAACAGCCCCTCCTCCCAGGCGCCGAGGAGACCCAGGGCTCTGAATCCCCGGGCTCTTGCCCCACGGTCGCTCGTGCCGGCTCTCGCCggcctccctcctttccttccccagcaGCTTCAGGCGGCCCCCGGGGGCTGGACTGTGGGGCCTTGTTGTTCGGAACCTTTGCCCCATTCGACACAGCCCACTTGGGTCTATTCTAGGCAgcgtttattaaatgcctttttacAGACGGGTCCCCAGAACCGGATCAGTCAGGACGTATTTCTCGAGTGCCTGCTGTAGGCTGGGCCACGTCAGACACTcggtgcctactgtgtgccaggctgaGTCCCCTGGGCCTTCATGGGCGTCCGCCAGGGGCCAGGAGAGCCCGGAACATGGGGAGTGGGCTCGGCTGGGGGGGTGAGCATGATGACTGAGGGGAGTCTCCCTCCTGGGCACCTTCTGGGAGGGTCGGGCCAGGAGATGGAGGCGGGAGGGGGCTGCCCCCCAAGACCTGCCCTCGGCATTTTCCAGGAAATACAGTTGGAGCACGCCAAGCAGGCCTTCATGCAGCGGGACGCCGCACGTTCCGGGCGCGTCACCGCCATGGACTTCCGGGACATCATGGTCACCATCCGCCCCCACATCTTGACGCCTTTTGTGGAGGAGAGCCTGGTTGCGGTGAGCCGGGGCTTTCTGGGGCGCCCGATCGCCGGCCCGGGCTCTGGCCCTCTCTGTGCCGGCCTGGAGAGCGACCCCGGGTGCCAGCCCTGGATGCCTCCTGCTGCTCGCTTCACGGGCCGGGGCCGCCCTTGCCACTCCCTTAGCCCCTCCGCCTCTCACTTAACAAGCAAGACCATCCCGGGGCGAACTTCCCTAAGGAAGGAGACGGAGCGGGCAGGTTCCAGAATGGAAATCCCCTCTCCGGGGGTGTTTTGTACCCCCTCGCCCTTTGTCAGAAAGCTCTGTGGCCCTTAAACTCCTGCCCCGGCCCGCGCCCGACCCTCCCCACCCCGAGCCTTATCCCTGGGCTTGCAGAACCCGTGAGGCGGGCAGCCTGTGCCCTCTGCCGGGGCGGCCGGCCACAAGGGCCTGCGGGGAGCGCCGGCGCCGGCTGCGCTCTCGGAGGCCGGTCTGGCGCGGGAGGAGGCAGCAGTGCTCCCTGGGCCCTGAACCTGGCCCCGGGCCAGCAGGGCGGGCGCCCGCGGGAGCCCCCACCCACCCCGCGccctttctctttcctgaatCAAGGCAGCAGGAGGCGCCACGGCCCATCAGGTCAGCTTCTCCTACTTCAACGGCTTTAATTCTCTCCTCAACAACATGGAGATCATCAGGAAGATCTACAAGACTCTGGCCGGCAGCAGGAAGGATGTCGAGGTCACCAGGGGTGAGCAGAGGAGGTTGGGGGGGGCGGGGCTAGCAGAGACAAGAGGCCTTCCCGGGGTCTCCTTGGTGCCCCCCAAAGCCGGTCCTCACATCACCCAGGTAGGAGCCCTTGAGGCGGGAGAGGGGACCGTCCCCTGGGGGCTTCAGAGGCTGCCTGGCCTGGCCTTTCCCACCTCGTACCCTGCTTCGTTAGAGATCTGTGCCACCTCGGCCACCTGCACAAGTTCCAgcccccccccgccccaaccACAGCGGGCACTGCCATCGCCACCTTTGCCAGGgcccctccccttcccaccccccaaaGATGTCACTTAGGAGAGGGCATTTTCGAAAGGAATTTTTAAAGGGGGGCACACAACCAAGACCAATGCATACAGCGGGAAAGTTGGACGGCCCCGCGCCCCCCCCACGCGCCCCTCCCTTAACTCTGTGCCCACAACTCACCTTCTTACAGAGGAGTTTGCTTTGGCGGCCCAGAAGTTCGGGCAGATCACCCCCATGGAAGTGGACATCCTGTTCCAGCTGGCCGACCTCTATGAGCCAAGGGGGTACGCCGGGATCTGGGGGGTACCCTGGGATCTGGGGGGGTACCCCGCGGGTGCCCTTCAGTCTCGGTCAGGGGCGATGGAAGGGGAGCTTGGGAAAAGCCTCCGACCCCCTCGAAGCCCCCGTTCCTCCCCACAGACGCATGACCTTGGCCGACATTGAGAGGATCACCCCCCTCATGGGGGACCAGCTGCAGTGCCGAATGACGGAAATTCAGAAGCAGGTGGGTACCCCGAGGCCCGGAGGGAGAGGCTCTGCCCGCCGCGGGCCCCGTGCTCGGCCTGGCGCTGCCGCCACGAGGGTACCGCGCTCCTTAGGCAGCGCGGGCGGGGATGCGGCCACCTGGCCGCCCTGCAGAGGCCTGGGGagcaggggaggggggagggccaGCGCGGCTTCAGGCCCCTCGGAGGGCGCAGGGCAGGGAGCCCTCTCCCGCTCTCCCAGCCCCAGGCCGGGCTTCGGGCCACACGGCCCCCGTCTCCCACCATGGGGAGCTCCCTCCCGGCCCCGGGCCTTTGTTTTGTACCCGCCTGAGCACAGGAAAGAAGGGACCTCGAGGCGCTGGGCTGAGGCAGATGGAGGGGGAGCCACGGGACCGGTCCCAGCTTCCCACACGGGGGCCCTCCCAGCTCCGGGCCAGAGCTCTGGGGGCACGCGCCCCTCACTGCCCACCGGGGGCTTCATCCCGGGGCTCAGTTTCCTCGGCCCTTTGACCTCCACTTTTTATCATCAGAGTATTTCAAAATTCTGAACACGTGGTTGTCATTCTGTCTAAaatccagttttttctgaaaaatgCACACGTGTTGAATTGATTATGAGCAAGGCCACAGAGCAGGTGGAGGGTGCGGCACAGCCAGGGCATCAGGGCATGGAGGGCGTGACATAGATGTGGCCACGGCAGTAGGGCAGGGCTTAGAGGGCATGGAGGGTTTGACACAGGCGCAGCCATGGCACCGGGGCATGGCATGGGCATGGAGGGTGTGACAGGGTGCAGCCATGGCACGGGGCAGGGCATGGGCACAGCCTTGGCATGGGGCAGGGCATGGGCATGGAGGGTGTGACAGGTGCAGCCATGGCACCGGGGCAGGGCATGGGCACAGCTGTGGCACGGGGCAGGGCATGGGCACAGCCTTGGCACCGGGCAGGGCATGGGCATGGAGGGCAGTCATGGCACCAGGGCAGGGCATGGGCACAGCCTTGGCACCGGGGCAGGGCATGGGCATGGAGGGTGTGACAGGTGCAGTCATGGCACCGGGGCATGGCATGGGCATGGAGGGTGTGACAGGTGCAGTCATGGCACCAGGGCAGGGCATGGGCACTGCCTTGGCACTGGGGCATGGCGTGGGCACGGCCTTGGCACTGAGTGGCACCCCCCTGGGTTCATCGGtgctctcctcttctcccccgcGCCTGGCTCCCGCTCTCCGGCCTCCGGGTCTCTGGCTCGCCTCGGTCTCTGCAGAGGATTTCCCGAGACCCGCGCCCGCTCGTCCTCCACGTGGCAGAGTCCGCTTACAGGTTTGCCCTGGGCTCCGTTGCCGGAGGTCAGTCCTCAGTGAATGTTTCCGCCCTGCTCCCCGCTCGCCCCCTCCCTTGGCCCCCAGCCCCTTTTCCTTGGCGGTCTCTGGGCAGGGAAGccccgcggggggggggggccgggccccgcccccccccccggcgCGCCTTCACCTCTGGCCCGTTGCAGCGGTGGGGGCCACGGCCGTCTACCCGATCGACCTGGTGAAGACGCGGATGCAGAACCAGCGCTCCACGGGCTCCCTGGTGGGGGAGCTGATGTACAAGAACAGCTTCGACTGCTTCAAGAAGGTGCTGCGCTACGAGGGCTTCTTCGGGCTCTACCGAGGTCAGTGACCGTGCCCCTCCCTCGCGggagcccccctcccccaccggagccccccctcccccgccggAGCGCCCCTCCCCCACCGGAGCCCCCCTCCCCCGCCGGAGCGCCCCTCCCCCACCGCAGCCCCCTCCCCCACCGCAGCGCCTCCCTTCCCCGTCGGGGGCTGTGTCCCTCATAGCAGGGGGGCCTCGGCTCCcgggagcccccccccccccccccccccccccccagtactGGGCGTTCAGCCCGGGCAGGAGGGGAGGCGGAGGCCCTGGAGCGGAAGTCCCGCCCCCGGCCGCCCCCGCGCCCGTCGGGGGCGTTGCTCTCACTCCCGGAGGTTTGGGGAGCGCTTCCCGCGCcccggagggagggagggagggaggcgcTGTCGGGCCGTGGTGGGCGGGGCTGGGTCGGCCAGAGCCTCCGGGGGCCGCCCGGGCAGACTCCCCGGCCCCTcggcaagcacttattaagcgccTCCTGTGCGCCGGGCACCGGGCCAAGGCTGCCCTCGGGAGCTCCCCGGGCGCTGGGGGAGGCGGCGGCCCCGAGCTGGACCAGCGCCGCCGCGCCGAGGGAAGGGGCTGGCGGGGAGGCCTCCGGGAGGGGGGCTTTGGCCGGGACTTGAGGGACCCCGGGGCGGGAGGAGGgatggaaagggggagggacttgGGGTGTGATGGACACGGAGGAGACGGGAGATTACGGGCGGGGGGTTGGGACCGGGGCGCCCGGACCGCAGGAGGGGGGAGGTCTGGGAAGAGAAGGGGCCCATGGGGCACGTCTTGGGGGAGCAGCAGCCATGAGGGAGACGTTACCCAAGTGTGGGACCTGGCGCCAGACTGGCCGGGGCCGCTGGTCAGCGAGGGGTCCGGGCCGGCCGGGAGGGGTCCGGGCCGGCCGGGAGGGGTCCGGGCCGGCCGGGAGGGGTCCGGGGGCGACCTTCGGGCGCTCAGGAGCCGGGGCCCTGCTGCTGCCTGCGGGCTCTCCGGGGCTCTCGGGCCTCACAAGCGGCTCTTCTCGCGGGCTCCACGTCCAGGACCGTGTCCGGCGGCCCCAGCCGCTTGCCAGGTGCCCGGGAGGCCCCTGCTCAGGCCGAGCGCTGCTGCCCCCGGCTCTCCCTGCCCCGCCCGGGAGCTCGCTCCCCCGCAAACAAGGGGGCCGTTCATGGGCGAGGCCCCTCCCCTTCTTCAAAGGGCTTTTGATCTCCCCTCCTCTTATCTCCTGGAAGGCCTCTGACCCCGGCTGGTTGTCGCCAGGTCCACTGcggttccccccctcccccctccccccgctccCTGACGTCAGCATCAGCCACAAaggctttggggggggggggcgcctgGAGCAGCCAGGGCGGTGGCGGGGGGCGGGGGCCGAGCCCCTTCTTGTAAAAGAACAGCATCTTCCCTCTCCCTGTAGTCGTGGGGCCCCTGCCCCCTCTGTGTGTGTGGCTGTGCGTGTGcacactctctctcacactcacacactcactcacactcacgcGTCGCCCTTTCGTAAAGTCCCGGGCCTGGACTTCGGAGCGGCCAGTGCCAGGTTCCGGCCGTCCCCGACTTCCTGCCAGTTGCGGGTTCTCCCCGTCCAGTCCAGGCTCATTGGCCCCGTCCCCCAGAGCCCCCATACCCCGGAGACTCTGGTCTCTGCTTCTTGTGGGCGCTCCCTGGCCTTTGGGCTTTCTGGGGTCCTTGGGCCTGGGGCTGAGGGGCTCTCGCCAGTGCCCCCCCCAGCGGGACTCGGGCTCGCTTCCTTGCTGACCGCGCCCTTGCTCTTTGGCCCCCAGGTCTCTTGCCGCAGTTGTTGGGGGTCGCCCCGGAGAAGGCCATCAAGCTGACGGTGAGTGTGTCGGCGTCGCCCCGCGGGCGCCCGGGACGTGGCCAGGACGCGCTGCTCATGGGCCGCCCTTTTGTCTTTCAGGTCAATGACTTTATCCGAGACAAGTTTGAGCATAAAGACGGCTCCATCCCCCTGTTGGGGGAGATCATTGCCGGCGGCTGCGTGAGTACCCTCCGGGGCTCCTTTCCCCCGGGTTTGGGCGGCCTGAGGCGCTGGGTTTGGGCGCGGGCCTGGGACGCTTGCCCTTGTGTCCGCTCTCAGCCGCTCCGAGCCGGGCTCCTGCATGTGCTCCTGCTCTGGGCCCAGGCGGGGGGCTCACCGCGTGCCGTGTCCCAGGCGCCCGCCCCCAGGAGAGCCCACCCGGGGGTCGCCATGAGACGAGGTCGCCCCCCCCCCAGGGGCAGGGGGCTGTCCACACGGCTCCCGGCTGTGTGGTTAGTGCGCCCCCGTGAGGGAAGGATGTGGCCGGAGGGTCACTGCCGTGGCCGGGCTGCCCCGAGGCCTTTCTCTCGTCGGAGCCCGCGGCCGGATGGCCTCCCTTGGCGCCGAGGCCCAGATACGGGCGGATGCGCCGGCCCTGCCCTGCAGTACCGATGGCGGCTCTCAGTGCGGGGGGCCTCGGGGAGCGCTCGGCGCTGGTGGGAAAAGGGGAATTGTGCCTTCTCCGGCTCTTCTGGCTGGTCGTCCTCGCTGGGACAGGAGCCCCGAGCCCAGGACCGTCTGGTGACTCGCAGGGAGCACAGATCGTTGTGGCGGAGGGCCGAAGGGGCCAGGATTACCCGGAAGCGCTTGCGCTCACTGATGTCACGGTGACCTCTGGGAGGAGGAACTGAGGGAGGCCCCTCAGCCTGGCCCCGGCGGCCCCCGGGCCCTTTGTTCTGGCGCTTTTCCTCTCCATTGTCTCCCATTTATCCTGCGTGCGACCCCGGGGGGGCTTCTTGCCTCTGTGTGCCCGGCTGTAAGCGCGGGCCCGGCACGTACGTGGTAGTTGACCAAAAAGCGGTTCCTCGGAAAGGCCGTCGGGCAGCCCTGGCCCCAGCCGTACCCCGGGGGTCCCGACAGACAGCCCCGCTCCCACCCTGTGGCCGCCCCCGCTGCCAGGAGCACTGGCCCCTTCTGCTGAAGGCCGAGGACCGCCGTGGGCCCGCCGGGCCTCCATCCGTGCCCCAGGGGGAGGGCCGGGGTGGTCGCGGCTCTCGTGGCCTGTGCCATCTTCACTGGCTTTGACCTCGGGGGGCTCATCCCAGCGGGAGCCCCTGTGCCCGGATCGCTCCCCCTCCCTCCCGGCCGTGCCTTGGGCTCTCCCACTCGCTGTCCGAGCCCTGGCGGGGCCCGGACACCGCAGCGGGTGGCTGGGCATCCTCCGGCCCTCGGGCCCCTCCCTGGCTCTGGGCGGCGGCTTCCTCTCCCCTCAGCCCCTGGGAGTCCTCGGGCCCTGCCGGCCGGTGCTGGGCTCCCCTGGCTCACGGTTTCCCTCTGACTTCCAGGCCGGAGGCTCGCAGGTGATCTTCACCAACCCCCTGGAGATCGTGAAGATCCGCCTGCAGGTGGCGGGAGAGATCACCACGGGCCCCCGCGTCAGCGCGCTCTCCGTGCTCCGCGACCTGGGCTTCTTCGGGATCTATAAGGTAACCCTCGGGCTGGGCCAGCGGGGGTGCAGCAGACATCCTGCAGGGAGGGGGTGAGGGCCAGCGGTTCCTGGGGAGCCTGAGGGAGTCCTCCGGGTCCAAAGCTGGGGCCCCGGCCCCGTGCCCTTGTCCCCGTGCCCCCGGCTCCTGTGCCCTCGGCCCCTGTGCCCCCGGCCCCGTGCCAGCCCTGGGAGCACCCCCTCCCTTGGCAGGGAGCACTCAggaagtgcctgctgtgtgccggGAGCTCCcgtgggaaggggagagggggcaAATCTGGGGCAGGAgcggggatggggagggaggggctTGATTGGGAGGAGGACGAGCGCCATCTGGGTAAAGGCTGGAGGCCGGGTGGCTCCGGGGTGTCCTGTTGGGGAGCACGGGCTGGGGCGGGAACGTCCCACGGAGATGTCGTTGGAGCCAGGGCAGCCGAGGGCGCCGGGTTGTCCCCAGAGACGTTACAGCGGGAGGGTGGGAATCGGGGGCGGTGTTGGAAGAGGGGGTGAGGAGCGGGCCACCCAGTGGGGCAGGGGCTGGGAGAAAGGCCCCCTAAGGTACAGGCGGAGGGCGTGGGGGGGGGGTCAGTGCAGTGTTGAGGCTTCCGGAGCCGAGGGGAGGAGGCCCGGGCCGCAGCAAGCCCCCCAGCCTCTCCTCCCTCCGAACACCATTATTTCTGCCCCCAACGAGCGCGCGTGTGTGCACGGTCCCCTCTCCCCTTTGGCCACTTTGTGTAAAGGggagttttggggctccccttccccccttcctgcCAGGGAGCCACTCCCCGGGGCTTCCAGGCTCTCGGGGTGAC comes from Sarcophilus harrisii chromosome 5, mSarHar1.11, whole genome shotgun sequence and encodes:
- the SLC25A13 gene encoding calcium-binding mitochondrial carrier protein Aralar2, with protein sequence QYASVEKDGEFFMSPNDFINRYLNIFGDCQPNPETVELLGSVVDQTKDGLISFQEFTAFESVLCAPDATFVVAFQLFDKAGEGEVAFEDVKRVFERTTIHQHIPFNWNSEFVQLHFGKDRKRRLPYTEFTQFLLEIQLEHAKQAFMQRDAARSGRVTAMDFRDIMVTIRPHILTPFVEESLVAAAGGATAHQVSFSYFNGFNSLLNNMEIIRKIYKTLAGSRKDVEVTREEFALAAQKFGQITPMEVDILFQLADLYEPRGRMTLADIERITPLMGDQLQCRMTEIQKQRISRDPRPLVLHVAESAYRFALGSVAGAVGATAVYPIDLVKTRMQNQRSTGSLVGELMYKNSFDCFKKVLRYEGFFGLYRGLLPQLLGVAPEKAIKLTVNDFIRDKFEHKDGSIPLLGEIIAGGCAGGSQVIFTNPLEIVKIRLQVAGEITTGPRVSALSVLRDLGFFGIYKVTLGLGQRGCSRHPAGRGPPPRLSPLPKHPRVLRNPQDKPRQKNTGNAGKTAGPGGGEGNRGQHLPLSGQARFPPSPPVTGLLTYELLQRWLYVDFGGPKPAAPESAVPPQLARLGVPNADHVGGYKLAVATFAGIENKFGLYLPRFKPSAPIP